A part of Planococcus sp. MB-3u-03 genomic DNA contains:
- a CDS encoding HAMP domain-containing histidine kinase: MLRLFLREHAAFIVFQFLLVGFILMLYWLDGFRNTDTAIYSFIISLLLLASFLGVRFAMRYRYYERLLSDPPNMEHALQREGRSPETVQTELYMQKLYRLYQYEVQSLYAGQTRHLQFINQWVHQMKTPLSVMHLLLQEPEELDKASIREEVDRLRAGLDTVLMNARLDTFEQDMQIEQASLRGMVSEMVTENKRLFISRRVYPEINIEERYQVATDRKWMKFIIGQLLTNAVKYTFEENKKLYIRASCLEGTITLSVQDEGIGIPPSDLPRVTKAFFTGENGRLSGESTGMGLYLAQEVCNRLGHELEITSSPGEGTTVSIVFPYQEQNVGGST; this comes from the coding sequence ATGCTGCGGTTATTCCTGCGTGAACATGCCGCATTTATCGTCTTCCAGTTCCTGCTCGTCGGGTTCATCCTCATGCTTTACTGGCTCGATGGATTCCGCAATACGGACACGGCCATCTATTCCTTCATCATCAGCTTATTGCTATTGGCCAGTTTTCTCGGCGTCCGCTTTGCGATGCGCTACCGTTATTACGAGCGCCTCCTCAGCGATCCGCCGAATATGGAGCATGCTTTGCAGCGCGAAGGGCGTTCTCCGGAAACGGTGCAAACAGAATTGTATATGCAGAAGCTGTATCGCCTTTATCAATACGAAGTGCAATCGCTTTATGCGGGGCAGACCCGCCATTTGCAATTCATCAATCAATGGGTTCACCAGATGAAGACGCCGCTATCCGTCATGCATCTGCTATTGCAGGAACCGGAAGAACTGGATAAGGCGAGCATCCGGGAAGAAGTGGACCGTCTGCGCGCAGGGCTCGACACAGTATTGATGAATGCCCGTCTCGATACATTCGAGCAGGATATGCAAATCGAGCAAGCGTCGCTGCGCGGGATGGTGTCCGAAATGGTGACGGAAAACAAACGCTTGTTCATCTCGCGCCGCGTCTATCCGGAAATCAATATCGAAGAACGCTACCAAGTGGCGACAGACCGCAAATGGATGAAATTCATCATCGGCCAATTGCTGACCAATGCGGTGAAATATACATTCGAAGAAAATAAGAAACTATACATCCGGGCCAGCTGTCTAGAAGGAACCATTACCTTGTCCGTGCAGGATGAAGGCATCGGGATCCCGCCATCGGATTTGCCGCGCGTTACGAAAGCCTTCTTTACGGGAGAGAACGGGCGCCTGAGCGGCGAGTCGACCGGGATGGGGCTATATCTGGCGCAGGAAGTATGCAACCGGCTCGGCCATGAGCTGGAAATCACTTCATCGCCAGGGGAAGGGACGACCGTATCGATCGTCTTTCCTTATCAGGAACAGAATGTAGGGGGATCAACATGA
- a CDS encoding FtsX-like permease family protein, with product MTFRQLAFRNVFRNLRSYAAFLLASVFSVMVFFIYSMFIFHPLFEEEGFRVLAVRGMFIAEIVLYIFTLFFLFYSLSAFLQARTKEFGVLMHLGMSKKQLNKLVFFETMILGGLSTAAGIVFGFAFTKFFFMIGREIMQLEQLPLYFSWKPFVLTVGAFASLFIIISLISVSFIRTKRVVDLLEGFWKTEEEAAYSPALSAFGLVLLGVAYFLAATVSDRTVYIMVFIVPPLATIGTYLFFTHSIHTFLQLYKKRRSIYWHKTRLVSLAEAAVKLKDSAQMFFIVTIVSTVAFLTVGTLASFTSYTAEFRQSNPLGLIYVSFEGNGLEQQQLDQLKRELEQQQLAYTLVPLEVKRQTSSASGNDVDIMSLTQFNRLAEALGHEPARLQAGEAMFVPFSQESLRELQKSYAETELLESGVELTIDQTYPQVLFPAHTLNANTIIMNNEDFGEVDEPLMGYPQGASDFRYYAFHVPDWTETVAIGENVRYPISEAMVSGNFAGLNYYFENPGYEYRWFKSSFALLLFIGLMVAAVFLLAAGSFIYFKLYTGLERDRRQYQLMVRLGMTERELGKIVNRQLVPLFFLPWALALLHSAFAFISLQVVWDEFAELSILSEMSIVLGGFTLMQILYFFLIRWRYIAHLKAY from the coding sequence ATGACCTTTCGCCAACTCGCCTTCCGTAACGTTTTCAGGAATTTGAGAAGCTACGCAGCCTTCCTATTGGCCAGCGTCTTTTCGGTCATGGTGTTCTTCATCTATTCGATGTTCATCTTCCACCCGTTATTCGAAGAAGAAGGGTTCCGTGTATTGGCCGTGCGCGGCATGTTCATCGCGGAAATCGTGCTGTATATTTTCACGCTGTTTTTCCTGTTCTATTCCTTAAGCGCGTTTTTACAGGCGCGGACAAAAGAATTCGGTGTCTTGATGCATCTCGGCATGAGCAAAAAGCAGCTTAATAAATTGGTGTTTTTCGAGACGATGATCCTTGGCGGCTTGTCGACAGCAGCAGGGATTGTCTTCGGTTTCGCATTCACGAAATTCTTTTTCATGATCGGGCGCGAAATCATGCAATTGGAGCAATTGCCGTTGTATTTCTCCTGGAAACCGTTTGTCCTGACGGTTGGCGCATTTGCCAGCTTGTTCATCATCATTTCGCTCATCAGCGTCTCCTTTATCCGCACGAAACGCGTCGTCGATTTATTGGAGGGTTTTTGGAAGACCGAAGAGGAAGCGGCGTATTCACCAGCTTTATCAGCGTTCGGATTGGTGCTTTTAGGCGTTGCCTATTTTCTCGCGGCGACGGTGTCCGACCGCACCGTTTACATCATGGTGTTCATCGTCCCGCCGCTCGCGACAATCGGCACGTATTTGTTTTTCACGCATTCGATCCATACTTTCCTTCAATTGTATAAGAAGCGCAGAAGCATCTATTGGCATAAAACCCGCCTTGTGTCGCTTGCCGAAGCAGCGGTCAAATTAAAAGACAGTGCGCAAATGTTCTTTATCGTGACCATCGTCTCGACCGTCGCCTTCCTGACGGTCGGGACGCTTGCCTCGTTCACTTCCTATACAGCGGAGTTTCGCCAAAGCAATCCGCTCGGGTTGATCTATGTTTCTTTTGAAGGCAATGGACTCGAGCAGCAGCAATTGGACCAGCTGAAACGAGAGCTTGAACAACAGCAGCTTGCTTACACGCTCGTGCCTTTGGAAGTGAAGCGTCAGACATCGAGCGCAAGCGGCAATGACGTCGACATCATGTCCTTGACCCAGTTCAACCGACTGGCCGAAGCTCTCGGCCACGAACCGGCACGGCTTCAAGCCGGCGAAGCAATGTTTGTTCCGTTTTCACAGGAATCACTCCGTGAACTGCAGAAAAGTTATGCGGAGACGGAACTGTTGGAAAGCGGGGTGGAGCTGACGATCGACCAGACCTACCCGCAAGTGCTGTTTCCGGCGCATACCTTGAATGCCAATACGATCATCATGAACAATGAAGATTTCGGGGAAGTCGATGAACCGTTAATGGGCTACCCACAAGGCGCATCGGATTTCCGCTATTATGCCTTCCATGTGCCGGATTGGACAGAGACCGTGGCAATCGGCGAAAACGTCCGCTACCCGATTAGCGAGGCAATGGTCAGCGGCAATTTTGCCGGCCTCAATTATTATTTTGAGAATCCGGGCTACGAATACCGCTGGTTCAAATCTTCCTTTGCGCTGCTATTGTTCATCGGCTTGATGGTGGCCGCGGTGTTCCTGCTGGCAGCCGGAAGCTTCATTTACTTTAAATTGTACACCGGGCTCGAACGCGACCGCAGGCAGTACCAGTTGATGGTGCGCCTCGGGATGACGGAGCGGGAACTTGGCAAAATCGTCAACCGCCAGCTCGTGCCGCTGTTTTTCCTGCCTTGGGCGCTCGCGCTTCTTCACAGTGCTTTTGCGTTCATTTCGCTTCAAGTGGTGTGGGATGAGTTTGCAGAGCTGTCAATTTTGTCTGAGATGTCGATTGTGCTTGGCGGTTTTACGCTTATGCAGATTCTCTATTTCTTCTTGATCCGCTGGCGCTATATTGCCCATTTAAAAGCATATTGA
- a CDS encoding sodium:calcium antiporter, protein MVFIYFLLAAAVTVFAAIKLSQYADVISEKSAMGGMMVGTLLLAGATSLPEISTSFSAAAIGNADIAVGNMIGSNLFNLFILAGFDLLLNRRRMLERASKDHTYSSLLGIFLTVLLLLALWLRTDVTVLGIGLDALAIGITYVIGMLIINKLPNLDTIDMDDEPVDAKAPKNPSAHLSPKHAGIRFAIVAVIIMAAGTALSITGDEIAVVTGIGSSFVGSFLVAAATSLPEAISVFVALRLSNVNMAVGAVLGSNIFNMVILALSDPIYVEGSILAEVSGANFIIASAVLVMSVLVMFSLYRPKTASTWAYSVPSILVILLYFVASYLNFTY, encoded by the coding sequence TTGGTATTTATTTATTTTCTGCTGGCTGCGGCAGTCACCGTGTTCGCTGCCATTAAACTGTCCCAGTATGCGGACGTCATCAGTGAAAAATCAGCGATGGGCGGCATGATGGTCGGCACGCTCTTGCTTGCAGGTGCCACCAGTCTCCCAGAAATCTCCACAAGCTTCTCGGCAGCTGCCATCGGCAATGCCGATATCGCAGTCGGCAATATGATCGGCTCGAACTTGTTCAATTTATTCATTTTAGCCGGATTCGATTTGCTGCTGAACCGCAGACGCATGCTCGAGCGTGCATCTAAAGACCATACCTACTCTTCCCTGCTCGGCATCTTTCTGACCGTGCTATTGCTCTTGGCATTATGGCTGCGTACCGATGTCACGGTCCTCGGGATCGGCCTCGATGCGTTGGCGATCGGCATAACCTATGTGATCGGTATGCTGATCATCAATAAATTGCCGAACTTGGATACAATCGATATGGATGATGAGCCGGTCGATGCCAAGGCGCCTAAAAACCCGAGCGCCCATCTATCGCCAAAACACGCGGGCATTCGTTTCGCGATTGTGGCTGTGATCATCATGGCGGCAGGGACCGCCCTTTCCATCACAGGTGATGAAATTGCGGTTGTGACAGGAATCGGCTCGAGCTTTGTCGGCAGTTTCCTGGTGGCCGCTGCCACTTCCCTGCCGGAAGCAATTTCGGTTTTCGTCGCGCTGCGACTGTCCAATGTCAATATGGCGGTCGGCGCTGTTCTCGGAAGCAATATTTTCAACATGGTCATTTTGGCTTTGTCGGACCCGATTTATGTAGAAGGCTCGATTCTTGCTGAAGTTTCAGGCGCCAATTTCATTATTGCAAGCGCAGTACTCGTCATGAGCGTGCTGGTCATGTTCTCGCTCTACAGACCGAAGACCGCTTCCACATGGGCATATAGCGTGCCATCCATCCTGGTTATCCTGCTTTACTTTGTCGCTTCATATTTGAATTTCACTTACTGA
- a CDS encoding antibiotic biosynthesis monooxygenase family protein, producing the protein MNIYMTTGTYEFMKKMREKHADETMVLMQGENTTLLLHETEGKSIFQTPRRFEVVDGTGEFREKGFFVMNNIPVADEGRPVFEHRFKNRAGAIENEPGYVAFRVLRPLDSDTYVVLTEWESPAFYEKWKESQAFAKAHSEKPQEEAEKPRANIFSGSSYVTMYKAKPEEDE; encoded by the coding sequence ATGAATATTTATATGACGACAGGAACTTACGAATTCATGAAAAAAATGCGTGAAAAGCATGCGGATGAAACGATGGTGCTGATGCAAGGCGAAAACACGACTTTGCTATTGCACGAGACCGAAGGGAAATCCATTTTCCAAACTCCTCGCCGCTTTGAAGTGGTCGATGGCACGGGCGAGTTCCGCGAAAAAGGATTTTTCGTCATGAACAATATCCCGGTTGCCGACGAAGGGCGGCCTGTTTTTGAGCACCGCTTCAAGAACCGTGCCGGCGCGATTGAAAACGAGCCCGGATATGTCGCTTTCCGCGTCTTGCGGCCGCTCGATTCCGACACGTATGTCGTCTTGACCGAATGGGAATCACCGGCATTCTATGAGAAATGGAAAGAATCACAAGCTTTTGCCAAAGCACATTCCGAAAAACCACAGGAAGAAGCGGAAAAACCGCGCGCCAATATCTTCTCCGGTTCTTCTTACGTTACCATGTATAAAGCGAAACCTGAAGAAGACGAGTAA
- the yhfH gene encoding protein YhfH translates to MIENVVEFFKNLPPKQCATCGEKIEEQHECYGNHCQTCNEI, encoded by the coding sequence ATGATTGAGAACGTAGTCGAATTCTTCAAGAACTTGCCCCCGAAACAGTGTGCCACTTGCGGAGAGAAAATCGAAGAGCAGCACGAGTGCTACGGCAATCACTGCCAGACCTGTAACGAAATCTAA
- a CDS encoding response regulator transcription factor, which yields MGEQRIFIVEDDTKIASLLSDTLRKYHYQVETAKDFDRILEEFAAFDPHLILLDINLPSYDGYYWCRQLRQQTTCPILFISARSGEMDQVFALENGGDDFITKPFHYEIVLAKIRSHLRRAYGEYAPKQEERTVRAGRLVLYMERLELHCRETEIPLQKKESTILELLIAAYPKVVTREQLLEELWDDQAFVDENTLNVNMARVRKKLTDYGIQSFIETVRGAGYRLILGREEQ from the coding sequence ATGGGTGAACAGCGGATATTCATTGTCGAGGATGATACGAAGATCGCTTCGCTATTGTCGGATACATTGCGCAAATATCATTACCAAGTGGAAACGGCGAAAGACTTTGACCGCATCTTGGAGGAATTCGCTGCGTTCGACCCCCATTTGATTCTTTTGGATATCAATTTGCCTTCTTATGATGGGTATTACTGGTGCCGGCAGTTGAGACAGCAGACAACTTGCCCGATCCTGTTCATCTCCGCCAGGTCAGGGGAAATGGACCAGGTATTTGCGCTTGAAAACGGCGGCGATGATTTCATTACGAAACCTTTCCATTATGAAATCGTCCTTGCAAAAATAAGAAGCCATTTAAGAAGGGCTTATGGGGAATATGCACCGAAACAAGAAGAGCGCACGGTTCGTGCAGGGCGGCTCGTGTTATATATGGAGCGGCTGGAATTGCATTGCCGGGAAACGGAAATCCCGCTCCAGAAAAAAGAAAGCACTATTTTAGAACTGTTGATTGCCGCGTATCCGAAAGTGGTGACGCGTGAACAATTGTTAGAGGAGCTATGGGATGACCAGGCGTTCGTCGATGAAAACACATTGAATGTCAATATGGCCCGCGTGCGCAAGAAATTGACGGATTATGGCATCCAGAGTTTCATTGAAACGGTGCGCGGCGCCGGCTACCGGTTGATCCTTGGCAGGGAGGAGCAATGA
- a CDS encoding ABC transporter ATP-binding protein yields the protein MTVVKIDEVTKVYEGKVTHRALNQLSFEVEKGEFLAVMGPSGSGKTTLLNLISTIDSLTSGTILINGINPHSLDKDELPLFRRRQLGFVFQDFNLLQMLTVEENLVLPLTLDGMPIKEMESRVQELAARLHLQPFLHKKPNEISGGEAQRTAIGRALIHRPALILADEPTGNLDSKASKDVLELLSGLSREEGTTIIMVTHDPIAASYCDRVLFIKDGEFFNEIYGDDRRQTFYQKILNVLSLLGGSVNDLSPTRLP from the coding sequence ATGACCGTAGTGAAAATCGATGAAGTGACCAAAGTCTATGAAGGAAAAGTGACGCATCGTGCGTTGAACCAATTAAGCTTCGAAGTGGAAAAAGGGGAATTCTTAGCAGTGATGGGCCCTTCCGGCAGCGGCAAGACGACGCTATTGAACTTGATTTCAACAATCGATTCATTGACTTCTGGCACCATTCTCATCAATGGCATCAATCCGCATTCGTTAGATAAAGATGAGCTGCCGCTGTTTCGGCGTCGCCAGCTAGGGTTTGTGTTCCAGGATTTCAATTTGCTGCAGATGCTGACTGTAGAAGAAAATTTGGTGCTGCCACTGACGCTTGACGGCATGCCGATCAAAGAAATGGAGAGCCGCGTCCAGGAATTGGCGGCACGGCTTCATTTGCAGCCATTTCTCCATAAGAAGCCGAATGAAATTTCGGGCGGGGAAGCGCAGCGTACAGCAATCGGCCGCGCGCTCATCCACCGCCCGGCGCTCATACTTGCGGACGAACCGACCGGCAATCTCGATTCGAAAGCTTCGAAAGATGTGCTCGAGTTATTGAGCGGCTTGAGCCGGGAGGAAGGGACGACGATCATCATGGTGACGCACGACCCGATCGCAGCGAGCTATTGCGACCGTGTGCTGTTCATCAAAGACGGCGAATTCTTCAATGAAATTTACGGTGATGACCGCCGCCAAACCTTCTATCAAAAGATTCTCAACGTGTTATCTCTATTGGGAGGCTCCGTCAATGACCTTTCGCCAACTCGCCTTCCGTAA
- a CDS encoding FixH family protein — MKKWIALMLVLLLAACGEEDSSAGAGELPQEVEVEFNTQETADPGEEMLLSATVTQGTEAVEDADEVVFEVWQSGARDNSEMLEASHTQDGVYEYAWTAGEEGLYFIQAHTTARRMHVMPKMELTIGNPDPETIVPDDSEDADAMEKMGH; from the coding sequence ATGAAAAAGTGGATCGCTCTGATGCTGGTATTGCTGTTGGCAGCATGCGGCGAAGAAGATTCATCGGCTGGTGCGGGAGAATTGCCGCAGGAAGTGGAAGTCGAATTCAATACACAAGAAACCGCCGACCCTGGCGAAGAAATGTTGCTATCGGCCACTGTCACGCAAGGCACAGAGGCGGTAGAAGATGCGGATGAAGTGGTCTTTGAAGTATGGCAATCGGGAGCTCGTGACAATAGCGAGATGCTAGAGGCAAGCCATACGCAAGACGGGGTTTACGAATATGCATGGACGGCAGGAGAAGAAGGGCTGTATTTCATCCAAGCCCATACAACGGCCCGTCGCATGCACGTTATGCCGAAAATGGAATTGACGATAGGCAATCCGGACCCTGAAACGATTGTGCCTGATGATAGCGAAGATGCAGATGCCATGGAAAAGATGGGTCATTGA
- the hemH gene encoding ferrochelatase, with translation MMKKTMGLLVMAYGTPYSEDDIERYYTHIRRGRKPSEEALQDLKDRYKAIGGISPLARITEDQANGLCDRLNELQDDIEFKMYLGLKHIEPFVEDGVEEMKKDGIEEAISIVLAPHFSTFSVKSYNGRAKETADKLGIKLTSVESWYTEPKFIQFWSEKVSAAFAEMSEQERAKSCLIVSAHSLPEKIIANGDPYPDQLKETADLIAEAAGVENYEIGWQSAGQTPEPWIGPDVQDLTRELHEEKGYNSFVYTPVGFITDHLEVLYDNDYECKVVCDEIGATYRRPEMPNVDPLFIDGMANVVLNKLNEN, from the coding sequence GTGATGAAAAAGACAATGGGATTATTGGTAATGGCGTATGGTACGCCGTATTCTGAAGATGACATCGAGCGCTACTACACGCATATTCGCCGCGGCCGCAAGCCGAGCGAAGAAGCGTTGCAGGATTTGAAAGACCGCTACAAAGCGATCGGCGGCATTTCACCGCTGGCTAGAATTACAGAAGACCAAGCGAATGGCTTGTGTGACCGTTTGAACGAATTGCAGGATGACATCGAGTTTAAAATGTATCTCGGCTTGAAGCATATCGAGCCATTCGTGGAAGACGGCGTGGAAGAGATGAAAAAAGACGGCATCGAAGAAGCGATTTCAATCGTTCTTGCGCCGCATTTCTCGACATTCTCCGTTAAATCCTATAACGGCCGTGCAAAAGAAACAGCCGATAAACTCGGCATCAAGCTGACTTCAGTGGAAAGCTGGTACACAGAGCCGAAATTCATCCAATTCTGGAGCGAGAAAGTAAGCGCGGCATTTGCTGAAATGTCAGAACAAGAACGCGCGAAATCCTGCCTGATCGTCTCTGCGCATTCCCTGCCGGAGAAAATCATCGCAAATGGCGATCCGTACCCAGACCAATTGAAAGAAACAGCGGACTTGATCGCCGAAGCGGCGGGCGTTGAAAACTATGAAATCGGCTGGCAAAGTGCTGGGCAGACGCCAGAGCCATGGATCGGGCCAGACGTCCAGGATTTGACGCGCGAGTTGCACGAAGAAAAAGGCTATAACTCATTCGTCTACACGCCAGTAGGCTTTATTACAGACCATTTGGAAGTCTTGTACGATAATGACTACGAATGTAAAGTCGTCTGTGATGAAATCGGCGCAACATACCGCCGTCCGGAAATGCCGAACGTCGATCCATTGTTTATCGATGGAATGGCCAATGTCGTCTTGAACAAATTAAACGAAAACTAA
- the hemE gene encoding uroporphyrinogen decarboxylase, with translation MIFNDTYLRAARGEKTDHVPVWYMRQAGRSQPEYRKIKEKYSLEEITHQPELCAYVTKLPVDQYDVDAAILYKDIVTPLPAIGVDVKIKGGVGPVISNPIRTKADIDRLGEINPEQDVDYVLKTIKILTEEQLNVPLIGFSGAPFTLASYMIEGGPSKSYNKTKAMMVSEPEMWFALMDKLADTIIPYVKAQIHAGAKAIQIFDSWVGALNVEDYRIFIKPVMDRIFKEIGEEGVPMTIFGVGASHLANEWHDLPVDVVGLDWRLPITEARERGLTKALMGNFDPSYLLADWSVIEERTKRILDMGMQNDGYIFNLGHGVFPEVQPDTLKRLTAFVHEYSAAYKQQN, from the coding sequence ATGATTTTTAATGATACGTACCTGCGCGCAGCGCGTGGAGAGAAGACCGATCATGTACCGGTATGGTATATGCGCCAGGCTGGGCGTTCACAGCCAGAATACCGCAAGATCAAAGAGAAATATTCGTTGGAAGAAATCACGCATCAGCCGGAACTTTGCGCTTACGTCACGAAGCTGCCGGTCGACCAATATGACGTCGACGCAGCGATTCTTTACAAAGATATCGTGACACCGCTTCCAGCCATCGGGGTGGACGTCAAGATCAAAGGCGGCGTCGGGCCGGTCATCAGCAATCCGATCCGCACAAAAGCGGACATCGACCGCCTCGGTGAAATCAATCCTGAGCAGGATGTCGACTACGTGCTGAAGACAATCAAGATTTTGACTGAAGAGCAATTGAACGTGCCGCTCATCGGTTTTTCCGGCGCGCCGTTCACGCTCGCGAGCTATATGATCGAAGGCGGCCCATCGAAGAGCTATAACAAAACGAAAGCGATGATGGTATCAGAACCGGAAATGTGGTTTGCGCTCATGGACAAACTGGCCGACACGATCATCCCTTACGTAAAGGCACAGATCCATGCCGGTGCAAAAGCGATCCAGATTTTCGACTCATGGGTCGGCGCATTGAATGTGGAAGATTACCGCATTTTCATCAAACCGGTCATGGACCGCATCTTCAAAGAAATTGGCGAAGAAGGCGTGCCGATGACGATTTTTGGCGTCGGTGCAAGCCACCTGGCGAATGAATGGCATGACCTGCCGGTAGATGTGGTAGGACTGGATTGGCGTTTGCCGATCACCGAAGCACGTGAAAGAGGCTTGACGAAAGCCTTGATGGGCAACTTCGACCCATCTTATTTGCTGGCGGATTGGTCTGTCATCGAAGAACGCACGAAAAGAATCCTGGATATGGGCATGCAAAATGATGGCTATATCTTTAACCTTGGACACGGGGTCTTCCCAGAAGTGCAGCCGGACACGCTGAAGCGTCTGACGGCATTTGTCCACGAATACAGTGCAGCTTATAAACAACAGAACTAA
- a CDS encoding lipoate--protein ligase — MYFVDNKGITDPRINLAIEEYLLKTMDVDQNPFLLFYINEPSIIIGKNQNTAEEINTDYVDSNGIHVVRRLSGGGAVYHDHGNLNFSFITKDDGNSFRDFRKFTEPVVKALQDMGVNAELSGRNDLLAEGRKISGNAQFATRGRMFSHGTLLFDTKMDEVVSALKVNKEKIESKGIKSIRSRVANISEFLEQEMSVEQFREAVLHSIFAGEENVRFWELTDEDWNNIHELSKERYANWDWNYGKSPKFNIKQSHRFPVGGIDVRLQVEKGIVQEAHIYGDFFGVGDVSEIEQAITGVKYERAALAEVIEGIDIPKLLGGITTEDFLKLIY; from the coding sequence ATGTATTTCGTAGATAATAAAGGCATCACAGATCCACGCATCAACCTGGCCATCGAGGAGTATTTATTGAAAACGATGGATGTCGACCAGAATCCATTCCTGCTGTTCTATATCAACGAACCATCCATCATCATCGGTAAAAACCAGAACACGGCAGAAGAGATCAATACCGATTATGTCGATTCGAATGGCATTCACGTCGTGCGCCGGCTTTCAGGCGGAGGGGCCGTGTATCATGACCATGGCAATTTGAACTTTAGTTTTATCACGAAAGATGACGGCAATAGTTTCCGTGATTTCCGCAAGTTCACAGAACCGGTCGTCAAAGCCTTGCAAGATATGGGCGTCAATGCAGAGCTTTCCGGGCGCAACGACCTCCTCGCTGAAGGGCGCAAGATTTCCGGCAATGCCCAGTTTGCGACAAGAGGACGCATGTTCAGCCACGGCACGCTGTTATTCGATACGAAGATGGATGAAGTCGTGTCGGCTTTGAAGGTCAATAAAGAAAAAATCGAATCGAAAGGCATCAAATCGATCCGCAGCCGTGTAGCGAATATTTCAGAATTCCTCGAGCAGGAAATGTCAGTGGAACAATTCCGTGAAGCTGTGCTGCATTCGATTTTTGCCGGTGAGGAAAATGTCCGTTTCTGGGAACTCACCGATGAAGACTGGAACAATATCCACGAATTGTCGAAAGAACGCTATGCTAATTGGGATTGGAACTACGGCAAATCACCGAAATTCAATATCAAACAATCCCATCGCTTCCCGGTCGGCGGCATTGATGTTCGCCTGCAAGTGGAAAAAGGAATCGTGCAGGAAGCGCACATTTATGGCGATTTCTTCGGGGTCGGCGATGTATCGGAAATCGAACAGGCGATTACCGGCGTGAAATACGAACGCGCCGCGCTGGCTGAAGTAATCGAAGGCATCGACATCCCGAAATTGCTCGGAGGGATCACGACAGAAGATTTCCTCAAGTTGATTTATTAA